One Rosa chinensis cultivar Old Blush chromosome 5, RchiOBHm-V2, whole genome shotgun sequence genomic region harbors:
- the LOC112202564 gene encoding ABC transporter C family member 12, with translation MIASEFFERGCRNKAGFRTKGANFLKNLKSRRFRLRSNYYNYLLGLLASYSTAEPLLRLVMGLSLFNPSRKTGFAPFEMTSSIIEALSWCSMLILIGLETRIYIREFRWYVRFGVLYVLVGDVVLLNLILGVTDSYSSKVMHTSWSCRNNCIQSWSSATRLCPCNYYGFGRVGGKGSEMVYPTTT, from the exons ATGATAGCCAGTGAG TTCTTCGAGCGCGGTTGTAGGAACAAAGCAGGCTTCAGAACTAAAGGAGcaaattttttg AAGAATTTGAAATCCCGGAGGTTTAGGTTGAGGTCAAATTACTATAACTACTTGTTGGGATTGTTGGCTAGTTACTCCACTGCTGAGCCTCTACTGAGGTTGGTGATGGGTTTATCACTTTTTAACCCGTCTAGAAAAACTGGCTTTGCTCCTTTTgag ATGACTTCTTCAATCATTGAAGCTCTTTCTTGGTGCTCTATGCTAATTTTAATTGGCTTGGAAACTAGGATTTACATTCGGGAATTCCGATGGTACGTAAGGTTTGGGGTCCTTTACGTCTTGGTAGGAGATGTTGTGCTGCTAAATCTTATTCTTGGAGTGACAGATTCCTACAGCAG CAAGGTTATGCATACAAGCTGGAGCTGCAGGAATAATTGTATCCAATCATGGAGCTCGGCAACTAGATTATGTCCCTGCAACTATTATGGCTTTGGAAGAG tgggCGGTAAAGGATCGGAAATGGTATACCCAACAACAACTTGA